The Henckelia pumila isolate YLH828 chromosome 2, ASM3356847v2, whole genome shotgun sequence genome includes a window with the following:
- the LOC140878369 gene encoding protein NRT1/ PTR FAMILY 5.10-like yields the protein MGEEIERAPPMRVRVKTHEGLGLLTASAFFYPFEDSDCQKASNSTACSPPQLQVFLFFFSLYVVALAQGGHKPCVQAFGADQFDEQDPIECKAKSSFFNWWYFSFSAGILVVLTVLNYIQDNLGWGLGFGVPCIVMCLALIIFFLGTKTYRFRAHSDDINPFIRIGQVFVRAVRNWQTNPTAISTEEEAQGILAHEGIQQFKFLNKALVMPDGSKKDGRVCSIDDIEEAKAVLRLVPIWATSLVYAIVFAQVSTLFTKQGVTMDRKITSSLQIPPASLQSFVTIAIVTVLPIYDCILVPVARAITRKPSGISMLQRIGIGIFFAMLSMVAAAIVENKRLEIAIEHGLVDTPKATVPMSVWWLIPQYLFFGVADVFTMVGLQEFFYDQAPGELKSVGISLYLSIFGIGSFLSSFLISVIEKTTSRNGHTSWFADNLNRAHFDYFYWLLAGLTAASLIVHIYFSRSYIYNRKLVI from the exons GGACTTGGATTATTGACTGCATCGGCTTTCTTTTATCCATTCGAAGATTCCGACTGCCAAAAAGCTTCCAATAGCACAGCATGTTCCCCACCTCAGCTTCAAGTTTTtctatttttcttctctttgtATGTAGTAGCATTGGCCCAAGGTGGGCATAAACCATGTGTTCAAGCTTTTGGAGCTGACCAATTTGATGAGCAAGATCCGATCGAGTGTAAAGCCAAAAGCTCATTCTTTAATTGGTGGTACTTTTCCTTTTCTGCTGGTATTTTGGTGGTTCTCACTGTTTTGAACTACATCCAAGACAATCTGGGATGGGGTCTTGGCTTTGGGGTCCCTTGTATTGTCATGTGCCTTGCCCTGATTATTTTTTTCCTGGGGACTAAGACATACCGATTTCGCGCACACAGCGATGATATAAACCCATTTATCAGAATCGGTCAAGTGTTTGTCAGAGCAGTTAGAAACTGGCAGACTAACCCTACAGCCATATCCACAGAGGAGGAAGCTCAGGGAATTCTGGCTCATGAGGGCATTCAGCAATTCAA ATTTCTAAACAAAGCCTTGGTTATGCCTGATGGGTCAAAGAAAGATGGCAGAGTTTGTAGCATTGATGACATTGAAGAGGCGAAGGCAGTTCTTAGACTTGTTCCAATATGGGCGACATCTTTGGTCTATGCTATTGTGTTTGCGCAGGTATCTACTTTATTTACCAAGCAAGGGGTTACAATGGACCGGAAAATCACTTCTAGCTTGCAAATACCACCTGCTTCTCTACAATCTTTTGTCACCATAGCTATCGTCACTGTCCTTCCTATCTACGACTGTATATTGGTTCCAGTTGCCAGAGCCATAACCAGAAAACCTTCAGGCATATCAATGCTTCAGCGCATTGGTATAGGGATATTTTTCGCGATGCTTTCCATGGTGGCTGCAGCCATAGTGGAAAATAAGCGTCTTGAAATTGCCATTGaacatggactggttgacactCCAAAGGCCACAGTACCAATGAGCGTATGGTGGCTTATACCTCAGTACTTATTTTTCGGAGTAGCTGATGTATTCACCATGGTCGGTCTCCAAGAGTTCTTCTACGACCAGGCTCCTGGGGAACTGAAAAGTGTGGGCATTTCTCTATACCTGAGTATTTTTGGCATAGGGAGTTTCTTAAGTAGTTTTCTCATATCTGTGATTGAAAAGACCACGAGCAGAAATGGCCATACTAGTTGGTTCGCGGACAACTTGAATCGGGCACACTTCGATTACTTCTATTGGCTACTGGCAGGGCTTACTGCTGCATCACTCATTGTGCATATCTACTTCTCGAGATCATATATTTACAACAGGAAACTTGTTATTTGA
- the LOC140878370 gene encoding LOW QUALITY PROTEIN: jasmonoyl--L-amino acid synthetase JAR4-like (The sequence of the model RefSeq protein was modified relative to this genomic sequence to represent the inferred CDS: inserted 1 base in 1 codon; substituted 1 base at 1 genomic stop codon), whose product MRHPAPVWDHRAAFELTKDWNGIDQVVLWNPQGAFARVSFRASSLLICCYFCNRVNNSGQSAWRSSAIVEEQSSIIRAFQTLEQVWEELVSDIRGGVLSTRITVPSVRLAVSKILKPDPELADTISRKILGLNNWNGLIPGLFPNTKYIYGIMTGSMEPYLIKLRHYYVVQALFANGKFYGSFEEWIXVNVNPKXVLPNIGYFEFIPLDDDFNSVEPNPVVLTEVKVGQEHEVVVTNFAGLYRYRLGDAVKVRGFHNSTPKLQFVCRKNLLLTINIDKNTEKDLQLSVEAAAKLLSTKNQKVIDFTSQVDTSTDPGHYVIFWETSGDPNHHEILCNCLDKSFVDAGYMSSRKVNTIGALELRMVKKGTFHKILDHYVGLGSAVSQFKTPRCVGPTNKIVLQILTNNVVKSYFSTAYN is encoded by the exons ATGAGGCATCCTGCACCAGTTTGGGACCATAGAGCGGCATTTGAATTGACGAAGGACTGGAATGGGATTGACCAAGTTGTGCTTTGGAATCCTCAAGGAGCATTTGCACGAGTAAGTTTTCGTGCTTCTAGCTTGTTGAT TTGTTGTTATTTCTGTAATCGTGTGAACAATTCAGGTCAGTCTGCATGGAGGTCAAGTGCTATCGTGGAGGAACAATCGAG CATCATCCGCGCCTTCCAAACTTTAGAACAAGTTTGGGAAGAGCTTGTCAGTGATATCAGAGGAGGAGTTCTCAGTACCCGAATCACGGTCCCATCAGTTCGATTGGCGGTGTCCAAGATTCTTAAGCCTGATCCTGAATTGGCGGATACAATTTCTCGCAAGATCTTGGGATTAAACAACTGGAATGGATTGATCCCAGGGCTGTTTCCAAATACAAAATATATCTATGGGATCATGACAGGTTCCATGGAGCCTTATCTAATAAAGTTGCGGCACTACTACGTAGTCCAAGCATTGTTTGCAAATGGAAAAT TTTATGGATCCTTCGAAGAATGGATTTGAGTGAATGTCAACCCAA TTGTGCTTCCTAATATAGGTTATTTCGAATTTATCCCTTTGGATGACGATTTTAACAGCGTCGAGCCGAATCCGGTTGTATTAACCGAAGTGAAGGTTGGCCAGGAGCACGAGGTCGTTGTCACTAATTTTGCAG GACTATACCGTTACAGACTAGGAGACGCAGTAAAAGTTAGAGGATTCCACAACTCCACTCCGAAGCTGCAGTTCGTTTGCAGGAAAAATCTCCTTCTCACAATCAACATCGACAAGAACACGGAGAAGGATCTACAGTTATCCGTGGAGGCGGCGGCCAAGCTGTTATCCACGAAGAATCAAAAAGTCATAGATTTCACGAGCCAGGTCGATACATCAACTGATCCTGGCCATTATGTGATCTTCTGGGAAACGAGTGGCGACCCGAACCATCATGAAATCCTATGCAACTGTTTGGACAAATCATTTGTGGACGCGGGATACATGAGTTCTCGGAAGGTGAACACCATCGGAGCCCTGGAACTCAGGATGGTGAAGAAGGGCACTTTTCACAAGATCTTGGATCATTACGTGGGATTAGGATCCGCTGTTAGTCAGTTCAAAACGCCGCGATGCGTGGGGCCGACTAACAAGATTGTGCTTCAAATACTCACTAATAATGTCGTCAAGAGCTACTTCAGCACTGCATATAATTAG
- the LOC140884047 gene encoding uncharacterized protein, giving the protein MKSTMKPSRKKAYDSKYLALSKSHRVQGMSLFELRSMCDECIAEVKHEIVDEGSDTEFQPEMPVGGGSTHINADKNATLRNLAEIALEFYNDTKSKKFKLVKVCKVNTIAFRYSGVTFRAREDGSEESPLFRAVVFLCKPLFCEIKEDNEVTLLPNDDDYAGPKRACEIEDFPLSIW; this is encoded by the exons ATGAAAAG CACTATGAAGCCCAGCCGCAAAAAAGCCTACGATTCAAAGTATTTAGCATTGTCAAAATCTCATCGAGTCCAGGGGATGTCGTTGTTTGAATTGCGCAGC ATGTGTGATGAATGTATTGCCGAAGTCAAACATGAAATTGTGGACGAAGGAAGTGATACTGAGTTTCAGCCGGAAATGCCGGTTGGTGGAGGGAGCACACACATAAATGCAGACAAAAATGCCACTCTGAGAAATCTGGCGGAAATAGCATTGGAATTTTACAATGACACCAAA TCCAAGAAGTTCAAGCTTGTGAAGGTTTGTAAGGTCAACACTATTGCATTTAGATATAGCGGGGTGACTTTCAGGGCACGAGAAGATGGAAGTGAGGAGTCTCCTCTTTTTCGAGCTGTTGTCTTTTTGTGTAAGCCCTTGTTTTGTGAAATAAAG GAGGATAATGAAGTCACACTTCTGCCCAATGATGATGATTATGCTGGTCCAAAGCGAGCATGTGAAATTGAAGATTTCCCCCTTTCCATTTGGTAA
- the LOC140884046 gene encoding uncharacterized protein produces the protein MLPYYEEWTGYHHETMQTKADSNRSVGEGQKGQLVLLNFPFQEPGDRVPYKRPKNNTTQPNPITNRNLMCFDPHTHWWRSLNLFPHKLQFTARNHNERPDQNDIFSSQPFSFSATAMNLSSWLGRSRPSKKAYDSKYLALSKSHRVQGISLSELRSMCDECIAEVKHEIVNEGSDTEFQPEMPVGGGSTHINADKNATLRNLAEIALEFYNDTKSKKFKLVKVCKVNTIAFRYSGVTFRAREDGSEESPLFRAVVFLCKPLFCEIKVPYSSHSRPQFIYFNCNYFLVE, from the exons ATGCTTCCATATTATGAAGAGTGGACTGGTTATCATCACGAGACAATGCAAACCAAAGCCGATTCGAACCGGTCTGTAGGGGAGGGCCAAAAAGGACAGCTGGTCCTCCTCAATTTCCCTTTTCAAGAACCGGGCGATCGAGTTCCCTACAAACGGCCAAAAAACAacacaacccaacccaacccaatcaCAAACAGAAACCTCATGTGTTTTGACCCTCACACGCATTGGTGGCGCTCTCTCAATCTCTTCCCCCATAAACTCCAATTCACAGCCCGAAATCACAATGAAAGGCCCGATCAAAACGATATATTCTCCAGCCAGCCCTTTTCATTCTCAGCCACAGCCATGAATTTGAGCTCTTGGCTCGGCCGCAGCAGGCCGAG CAAAAAAGCCTACGATTCAAAGTATCTAGCACTGTCAAAATCTCATCGAGTCCAGGGGATATCGTTGTCTGAATTGCGCAGC ATGTGTGATGAATGTATTGCCGAAGTCAAACATGAAATTGTGAACGAAGGAAGTGATACTGAGTTTCAGCCGGAAATGCCGGTTGGTGGAGGGAGCACACACATAAATGCAGACAAAAATGCCACTCTGAGAAATCTGGCGGAAATAGCATTGGAATTTTACAATGACACCAAa TCCAAGAAGTTCAAGCTTGTGAAGGTTTGTAAGGTCAACACTATTGCATTTAGATATAGCGGGGTGACTTTCAGGGCACGAGAAGATGGAAGTGAGGAGTCTCCTCTTTTTCGAGCTGTTGTTTTTTTGTGTAAGCCCTTGTTTTGTGAAATAAAGGTACCATATTCTTCTCATTCTCGacctcaatttatttattttaattgcaactATTTTCTAGTTGAATAA
- the LOC140878371 gene encoding protein NRT1/ PTR FAMILY 5.10-like codes for MVVVRREGDGYNSEGDDEIEHFKNKEKTGLGLLTASAFFYPFEDSDCQKASNSTACSPPQLQVFLFFFSLYVVALAQGGHKPCVQAFGADQFDEQDPIECKAKSSFFNWWYFSFSAGILVVLTVLNYIQDNLGWGLGFGVPCIVMCLALIIFFLGTKTYRFRAHSDDINPFIRIGQVFVRAVRNWQTNPTAISTEEEAQGILAHEGIQQFKFLNKALVMPDGSKKDGRVCSIDDIEEAKAVLRLVPIWATSLVYAIVFAQVSTLFTKQGVTMDRKITSSLQIPPASLQSFVTIAIVTVLPIYDCILVPVARAITRKPSGISMLQRIGIGIFFAMLSMVAAAIVENKRLEIAIEHGLVDTPKATVPMSVWWLIPQYLFFGVADVFTMVGLQEFFYDQAPGELKSVGISLYLSIFGIGSFLSSFLISVIEKTTSRNGHTSWFADNLNRAHFDYFYWLLAGLTAASLIVHIYFSRSYIYNRKLVI; via the exons ATGGTGGTTGTGAGGCGTGAAGGTGATGGATATAATAGTGAAGGTGATGATGAGATTGAGCATTTCAAAAATAAGGAAAAaaca GGACTTGGATTATTGACTGCATCGGCTTTCTTTTATCCATTCGAAGATTCCGACTGCCAAAAAGCTTCCAATAGCACAGCATGTTCCCCACCTCAGCTTCAAGTTTTtctatttttcttctctttgtATGTAGTAGCATTGGCCCAAGGTGGGCATAAACCATGTGTTCAAGCTTTTGGAGCTGACCAATTTGATGAGCAAGATCCGATCGAGTGTAAAGCCAAAAGCTCATTCTTTAATTGGTGGTACTTTTCCTTTTCTGCTGGTATTTTGGTGGTTCTCACTGTTTTGAACTACATCCAAGACAATCTGGGATGGGGTCTTGGCTTTGGGGTCCCTTGTATTGTCATGTGCCTTGCCCTGATTATTTTTTTCCTGGGGACTAAGACATACCGATTTCGCGCACACAGCGATGATATAAACCCATTTATCAGAATCGGTCAAGTGTTTGTCAGAGCAGTTAGAAACTGGCAGACTAACCCTACAGCCATATCCACAGAGGAGGAAGCTCAGGGAATTCTGGCTCATGAGGGCATTCAGCAATTCAA ATTTCTAAACAAAGCCTTGGTTATGCCTGATGGGTCAAAGAAAGATGGCAGAGTTTGTAGCATTGATGACATTGAAGAGGCGAAGGCAGTTCTTAGACTTGTTCCAATATGGGCGACATCTTTGGTCTATGCTATTGTGTTTGCGCAGGTATCTACTTTATTTACCAAGCAAGGGGTTACAATGGACCGGAAAATCACTTCTAGCTTGCAAATACCACCTGCTTCTCTACAATCTTTTGTCACCATAGCTATCGTCACTGTCCTTCCTATCTACGACTGTATATTGGTTCCAGTTGCCAGAGCCATAACCAGAAAACCTTCAGGCATATCAATGCTTCAGCGCATTGGTATAGGGATATTTTTCGCGATGCTTTCCATGGTGGCTGCAGCCATAGTGGAAAATAAGCGTCTTGAAATTGCCATTGaacatggactggttgacactCCAAAGGCCACAGTACCAATGAGCGTATGGTGGCTTATACCTCAGTACTTATTTTTCGGAGTAGCTGATGTATTCACCATGGTCGGTCTCCAAGAGTTCTTCTACGACCAGGCTCCTGGGGAACTGAAAAGTGTGGGCATTTCTCTATACCTGAGTATTTTTGGCATAGGGAGTTTCTTAAGTAGTTTTCTCATATCTGTGATTGAAAAGACCACGAGCAGAAATGGCCATACTAGTTGGTTCGCGGACAACTTGAATCGGGCACACTTCGATTACTTCTATTGGCTACTGGCAGGGCTTACTGCTGCATCACTCATTGTGCATATCTACTTCTCGAGATCATATATTTACAACAGGAAACTTGTTATTTGA